The Etheostoma spectabile isolate EspeVRDwgs_2016 unplaced genomic scaffold, UIUC_Espe_1.0 scaffold00005105, whole genome shotgun sequence genome contains a region encoding:
- the LOC116677449 gene encoding cystatin-C — translation MLFVWVCVFVSAFTGRFVTGQSPPPLPPGSPQEVPVNRTDVLEAAQFAVVEFNKANTEDMFNYAILDITSAQVQVVQGLNYFLEMLLERTTCKTGNTAAIKGNAAASDCDSNSEPKASPRKLQERQELWHSLTKGSKTTSVPVVTMTAAIVNPPPPSPLQTQATPLTQDSDACLAREHIACDVDEVLWPDRNRREDAA, via the exons ATGCTGTTTGTCTGGGTTtgcgtttttgtttctgctttcaccGGCCGCTTTGTAACCGGacaatctcctcctcctctgcctcccggTAGCCCACAAGAAGTCCCGGTGAACCGCACTGATGTTTTAGAAGCGGCGCAGTTTGCTGTGGTTGAATTCAACAAAGCCAACACAGAAGACATGTTTAATTACGCAATTCTGGACATTACATCGGCTCAAGTTCAG GTTGTCCAAGGTTTGAACTACTTCCTGGAAATGCTCCTGGAACGTACAACGTGCAAGACCGGCAACACTGCTGCTATCAAAGGCAACGCTGCTGCTAGCGACTGTGATTCCAACTCTGAACCCAAGGCAAGT CCCAGAAAACTGCAAGAGAGGCAGGAACTCTGGCACTCTCTGACCAAGGGGAGTAAGACCACCAGCGTGCCAGTTGTTACCATGACTGCTGCAATTGTTaatccaccaccaccatcacctcTGCAGACCCAGGCCACGCCTCTAACTCAAGATTCTGATGCTTGCTTGGCCCGGGAACACATTgcttgtgatgtggatgaggtgcTGTGGCCAGACCGCAACAGAAGAGAGGACGCAGCatag
- the LOC116677450 gene encoding uncharacterized protein LOC116677450: MAAAQKHVLRVYVARDTAVKFILLERPKSVEELKQIMQERFKPRLDGDFSLHYEDPDFDGDLCLLVDIQELPEKGTLRVIRPEGDTSSTASSDTDILPHVPALQRQKSWPDNFVVPGFGYEVEHILEEGNRIYEESGKLLKLKRSQKSEILKKMAEMIYSFKPYPHEKELAMAAQALITAHPCLRMTAGEELGWKRHIGYKVASYRNNLAKAGVAEVAINTGRRSRNNPDNDHPHQNIKKARKAEVNYIINLPKDQTPATLETMRKEILYEVEKTERNQLVIGKLMNTTYALRRQEIVGALVAPRVRDVVDRWPALLMESQVFAEFHRINNVNLRNQFYKELDRHTPKLITLFRDKATKTSKIAEELAEFVRIYDLQDQRDVNMRRAFVLRALPVYLREDASKFFRTCNSADGPDLTDTPVALLTVVTDDTTDAALFSPESICIVVEDEILVSGPTNLADSFLLLFGYIYALDLQYPKNLELTFTFIQKVVMCLEDNKPLKGRLLTLKNDLSNE, from the exons ATGGCTGCTGCCCAGAAGCATGTGCTGCGTGTGTATGTTGCACGAGACACTGCCGTGAAATTTATTCTACTTGAGCGACCAAAGTCAGTGGAGGAGCTGAAACAAATAATGCAAGAGAGGTTCAAGCCGAGACTGGATGGGGACTTTAGCCTGCACTATGAGGATCCAGACTTTGATGGTGATCTTTGTCTTCTTGTGGACATCCAGGAGTTACCAGAGAAGGGCACATTGAGAGTCATCAGACCTGAAGGTGACACCTCATCTACTGCATCTTCCGACACAGACATACTCCCACATGTACCTGCGTTACAGCGCCAGAAGAGTTGGCCTGATAACTTTGTGGTTCCTGGTTTTGGTTATGAAGTGGAGCATATACTAGAAGAAGGAAATCGTATTTATGAAGAATCAGGAAAATTGCTGAAGTTAAAGAGGTCACAGAAGAGTGAAATCCTTAAGAAAATGGCAGAAATGATCTACAGTTTTAAACCATACCCACATGAAAAGGAATTGGCAATGGCTGCTCAAGCTTTGATTACAGCTCATCCATGTCTAAGAATGACGGCTGGTGAAGAGTTGGGATGGAAACGTCACATAGGGTACAAGGTTGCGTCTTACCGTAACAATCTGGCCAAAGCTGGGGTTGCTGAAGTAGCCATCAACACAGGGAGGCGGAGCCGAAACAACCCCGACAATGATCACCCCCATCAAAACATAAAGAAAGCTCGAAAAGCTGAGGTCAACTACATCATCAACCTACCAAAAGATCAAACCCCAGCCACTCTGGAAACAATGAGAAAAGAAATCCTATATGAAGTCGAAAAGACTGAGAGAAACCAATTAGTCATAGGCAAGCTCATGAACACAACCTATGCCCTTCGTCGCCAAGAAATTGTTGGAGCTCTTGTTGCTCCACGGGTGAGAGACGTCGTGGACAGATGGCCAGCCCTACTTATGGAGTCACAG GTGTTTGCAGAGTTTCACCGAATCAACAATGTTAACCTGCGCAATCAATTCTACAAGGAGCTGGACAGACACACGCCAAAACTCATCACCTTGTTCAGAGACAAGGCCACCAAGACTAGCAAGATAGCGGAGGAGCTAGCCGAGTTCGTGAGGATTTACGACCTTCAG GATCAACGTGATGTAAATATGAGACGGGCCTTCGTCCTTCGTGCACTTCCTGTGTACCTGCGTGAAGATGCCTCCAAGTTCTTCAGGACCTGTAAT tCAGCAGATGGTCCAGACCTCACTGACACCCCCGTGGCTCTCCTGACAGTCGTCACGGATGACACTACTGATGCGGCCCTCTTCAGCCCTGAGAGCATCTGTATTGTCGTGGAGGATGAAATACTTGTGAGTGGTCCCACAAATCTGGCAGACTCATTTCTCCTGCTCTTTGGGTACATCTATGCACTAGACCTACAGTACCCAAAGAATCTCGAGCTTACATTCACATTTATCCAAAAAGTTGTGATGTGTCTTGAAGACAACAAACCACTGAAAGGGCGTCTACTGACGCTGAAGAATGATTTGTCCAATGAGTGA